The following are encoded together in the Acidobacteriota bacterium genome:
- a CDS encoding alkaline phosphatase, whose translation MSSRPGRFLLHASITLGMLAIALLFYSRFGNGDIAFGDLVLRTQKGISYPLEAPSSSILRPHRSSLPAVDSDAPQVSNVVIFIGDGMGVGTVSAASTLLDRPGSVLNMMETSFIGLVRTWAANTLVTDSAASGTALATGFKTDKKIVSVLPDGSVPVSLFEAAQNQGLTTGVITTSGLVDATPACFSAHVPDRDHHDQILEQMLDSGTSVLIGGDWSNNDKAKRNRRYSEMESRAEELGAARGYHVVRNSDALISAPLPILALFPPRTGYAEQHGPPLDVSARHVVELLLQKGNRFLLLIESEVIDGTAHENDIEKTMAGMRELDEAVGEVLALVSARGDTLVLVTADHDTGGLSLVDGDYDDGAATVRWSTREHTLEWVPLFAFGPGAGAFVGVIDNTEVAIRIAQTLNLRPFPHVAESVAN comes from the coding sequence ATGAGTTCACGACCCGGCCGGTTTCTGCTCCACGCATCGATCACTCTCGGCATGCTGGCCATCGCACTTCTCTTCTACTCGCGGTTTGGCAACGGTGACATAGCCTTCGGCGATCTCGTACTACGCACCCAGAAAGGCATCTCGTATCCTCTCGAGGCGCCGTCGAGTTCGATTCTCCGTCCGCATCGATCGTCGCTGCCCGCGGTAGACAGCGACGCTCCCCAGGTCAGCAATGTCGTTATTTTCATCGGTGACGGCATGGGGGTCGGTACCGTCAGCGCAGCGTCTACCCTTCTCGATCGGCCCGGCAGCGTTCTCAACATGATGGAAACATCGTTCATCGGCCTCGTCAGGACCTGGGCGGCCAACACCCTCGTCACTGACTCGGCCGCCTCCGGTACGGCCCTCGCGACCGGTTTCAAGACCGACAAGAAGATCGTCAGCGTACTTCCGGACGGTTCGGTTCCCGTTTCTCTCTTCGAGGCGGCGCAAAATCAGGGTCTGACAACCGGTGTGATCACGACTTCCGGTCTGGTCGACGCCACACCGGCCTGTTTTTCTGCCCACGTCCCCGATCGCGACCACCACGACCAGATTCTCGAACAGATGCTCGACTCTGGAACATCCGTACTGATCGGCGGCGACTGGTCCAACAACGACAAGGCGAAGCGCAACCGGCGATATAGCGAGATGGAATCGCGCGCGGAAGAGCTGGGTGCGGCGCGTGGCTACCACGTTGTCCGCAATTCCGACGCCTTGATCTCGGCGCCTCTTCCCATCCTGGCCCTGTTTCCTCCCCGCACCGGCTATGCCGAGCAGCACGGACCGCCACTGGACGTCAGCGCACGCCACGTCGTCGAGCTGTTGCTCCAGAAGGGGAATCGATTCCTGCTCCTCATCGAGTCCGAGGTGATCGACGGGACAGCCCACGAAAACGACATCGAGAAGACGATGGCAGGGATGCGAGAGCTGGATGAGGCGGTCGGCGAAGTCCTCGCTCTGGTTTCCGCGCGAGGCGATACTCTCGTGTTGGTGACCGCGGATCATGACACGGGCGGCCTTTCGCTGGTCGACGGAGATTACGACGATGGAGCCGCCACCGTCCGTTGGTCGACCAGAGAGCACACCTTGGAGTGGGTGCCGCTCTTCGCCTTCGGCCCGGGAGCCGGGGCGTTCGTCGGAGTCATCGACAACACCGAGGTCGCAATCCGGATCGCGCAGACGCTCAATCTGCGTCCTTTCCCCCATGTGGCCGAATCTGTAGCCAATTGA
- a CDS encoding iron-sulfur cluster assembly accessory protein produces MITFTDTAQKKVREYMDMSEAASLGVRVVAHRFGRHQFRYELALVAEGESSENDVVVDVGEFKVFIDPQSAEFLDGTSVDFVSDTTGTGFMFTNPQAEVHWDDPLAQKVQKVIDERIAPSLAGHGGWVELLKVDGETATIQFGGGCQGCGMSQVTLKDGIEAAILQEVPEIKQVLDDTDHESGANPYYSR; encoded by the coding sequence ATGATCACATTCACCGATACCGCACAGAAGAAAGTGCGTGAGTACATGGACATGAGTGAGGCCGCGAGCCTTGGTGTGAGAGTGGTTGCGCATCGCTTCGGACGCCACCAATTTCGCTACGAGCTGGCTCTGGTCGCGGAGGGCGAGAGCTCCGAGAACGATGTCGTCGTAGATGTGGGCGAATTCAAGGTGTTCATCGATCCCCAAAGTGCCGAGTTTTTGGATGGGACGTCGGTTGATTTCGTGTCCGACACGACTGGCACGGGTTTCATGTTCACCAATCCTCAGGCCGAGGTGCACTGGGACGATCCACTCGCGCAGAAGGTCCAGAAGGTGATCGACGAACGCATCGCACCGTCGCTTGCCGGTCACGGCGGTTGGGTGGAGCTTCTGAAGGTCGATGGTGAGACTGCGACGATTCAGTTCGGTGGTGGGTGCCAGGGATGTGGCATGTCGCAGGTCACCCTCAAGGATGGCATCGAGGCGGCGATTCTGCAGGAGGTGCCGGAGATCAAGCAGGTGCTTGACGATACCGATCACGAGTCGGGCGCCAACCCGTACTACTCACGATGA
- a CDS encoding serine acetyltransferase, whose amino-acid sequence MQDQADSLATPLKKTFSGHPLPSRGEVEKMVELLQSVIFPGYIGNRDVTEESLGYHMGSNLHQASLIMVDEIHRGLCFACQLGESDRSPAACLERARRTTVAFLRELPEIRRRLALDAVAAYEGDPAASSPSEAIFCYPGVLALTCHRIAHILYSSGVPLIPRIIAEHAHSKTGIDIHPGAHIGEKIFIDHGTGVVIGETAIIGDRVRIYQGVTLGAKSFPLDEDGNPIKGIDRHPIIKDDVTIYSGATILGRVTIGKGAVIGGNVWLTRDVPPGATISQSRPKTEIFENGGGI is encoded by the coding sequence ATGCAGGACCAGGCCGACAGTCTGGCGACCCCGTTAAAGAAGACCTTTTCCGGCCACCCTCTCCCGTCGCGCGGTGAGGTCGAGAAAATGGTGGAGCTCCTGCAGTCGGTGATCTTCCCCGGTTACATCGGAAATCGTGACGTGACCGAGGAGAGCCTCGGTTACCACATGGGTTCGAATCTGCACCAGGCGTCCCTCATCATGGTCGATGAGATCCACCGCGGTTTGTGCTTCGCCTGCCAGCTGGGCGAAAGCGACCGAAGCCCGGCTGCCTGCCTCGAGCGGGCCCGCCGGACCACGGTTGCCTTTCTTCGCGAGCTTCCGGAAATCCGGCGCAGGCTGGCTCTTGACGCTGTCGCTGCATACGAGGGCGACCCGGCGGCCTCGAGCCCGTCCGAGGCGATCTTCTGCTACCCGGGAGTCCTCGCGCTGACCTGCCACCGCATCGCACACATCCTCTATTCTTCCGGGGTACCGCTCATACCGCGCATCATCGCCGAGCATGCTCACAGCAAGACCGGCATCGACATCCATCCGGGGGCCCATATCGGCGAGAAGATCTTCATCGATCACGGTACAGGTGTGGTGATCGGAGAGACGGCGATCATCGGCGATCGGGTCCGCATTTATCAGGGAGTCACTCTGGGCGCGAAGAGTTTTCCTCTCGATGAGGACGGAAATCCGATCAAGGGCATCGACCGCCACCCGATCATTAAGGACGACGTGACGATCTACTCCGGGGCCACCATTCTCGGGAGAGTGACCATCGGCAAGGGGGCGGTCATCGGTGGCAACGTCTGGTTGACTCGCGACGTGCCACCGGGCGCCACCATTTCCCAGTCACGGCCGAAGACCGAAATATTCGAAAACGGCGGCGGTATTTGA